A single window of Sphaerodactylus townsendi isolate TG3544 linkage group LG03, MPM_Stown_v2.3, whole genome shotgun sequence DNA harbors:
- the LOC125430174 gene encoding zinc finger protein 883-like isoform X3, with translation MEALSQPTVGIRKLYSCSVCGRSFKRNSHLVRHKRLHTGEKPYQCPDCGKNFRQNTDVNTHRRIHTGETPYRCEQCGKSFRYRPSLLKHMRCHDDENLYDCLECGKSFSLSLVSNACQDSCVLRKPYRCPDCDKSVQAISNLVVHLTVPRARESYACPDCGKGFSCSFQLIKHRSLQTRFSIPNPNGLCSLDQSQAPLPSNPQDAEEVECLGSICEARDDFVGKEYGEGEPQQKMILPARSSGKLLGRFHGLDSQSPEAYKSRPKHERWQRKQPEMDEDESTDKERGNFPACERLLNSERKHLCFVCGKQFRYESQLVLHERIHTGEKPFECGVCQKRFRDKSDLCKHQKIHSKGRLFKCLECSRTFIHQLAFVRHQRLHPRNQACENDRVYVAVLPSYHVETERSTGDGAQPTETLSFNYKQKDTCSLWTVELVEGTQVYLAPT, from the exons ATGGAAGCGCTGTCACAACCAACAGTTGGGATACGGAAATTGTATTCCTGCTCTGTGTGTGGGAGGAGTTTCAAGAGGAATTCTCACCTCGTTCGACATAAGAGGCTCCACACGGGAGAGAAACCCTATCAATGCCCCGACTGCGGGAAAAACTTCAGACAGAACACTGATGTGAATACACACcggagaatccacacaggggaaacaCCCTATCGGTGTGAACAGTGTGGGAAAAGTTTTCGGTACAGGCCGAGCCTCCTGAAACATATGAGATGCCATGATGATGAGAATCTCTACGACtgtctggaatgtggaaaaagcttcagtctTAGTTTGGTTTCCAATGCTTGTCAAGATAGTTGCGTGCTGCGGAAACCGTATCGATGCCCTGACTGTGATAAAAGTGTCCAGGCGATCTCAAATCTTGTTGTACACCTAACAGTTCCCAGGGCAAGAGAATCCTATGCATGCCCTGACTGTGGGAAAGGCTTCAGCTGCAGCTTCCAACTTATTAAACACAGGAGTCTCCAGACCA GATTTTCGATTCCTAATCCGAATGGTCTTTGCAGTCTGGACCAAAGCCAAGCACCTTTGCCCTCAAATCCTCAGGATGCAGAGGAAGTGGAGTGTCTAGGAAGCATCTGTGAAG CAAGGGATGACTTTGTGGGAAAAGAGTACGGAGAAGGGGAACCTCAGCAGAAGATGATTTTGCCTGCAAGATCTTCTGGAAAGTTACTGGGAAGATTTCACGGACTTGACAGCCAAAGCCCAGAAGCCTATAAGAGTAGGCCAAAGCATGAAAGGTGGCAGAGGAAGCAACCTGAAATGGACGAAGATGAATCCACTGATAAGGAGAGAGGCAACTTCCCTGCATGTGAAAGACTGCTTAACTCAGAGAGGAAGCACCTCTGCTTTGTGTGTGGGAAACAGTTCCGTTACGAGTCCCAGCTGGTCTTGCATGAAcggattcacacaggagagaaaccttttgaatgcggTGTCTGTCAGAAAAGGTTCCGTGACAAATCAGACCTGTGCAAACACCagaaaatccactccaaaggCAGGCTCTTTAAATGCCTCGAGTGTAGCAGAACATTCATTCACCAGTTGGCCTTTGTTAGACATCAGAGGCTTCATCCAAGAAATCAAGCCTGTGAAAATGACCGAGTGTATGTGGCGGTCCTGCCCTCATACCATGTGGAAACAGAAAGGAGTACTGGGGATGGAGCGCAACCTACTGAGACTCTTAGCTTTAATTATAAACAAAAG GATACCTGCTCTCTCTGGACTGTAGAGCTTGTTGAAGGGACGCAAGTTTATTTAGCTCCTACATAA
- the LOC125430174 gene encoding zinc finger protein 883-like isoform X2 has protein sequence MEALSQPTVGIRKLYSCSVCGRSFKRNSHLVRHKRLHTGEKPYQCPDCGKNFRQNTDVNTHRRIHTGETPYRCEQCGKSFRYRPSLLKHMRCHDDENLYDCLECGKSFSLSLVSNACQDSCVLRKPYRCPDCDKSVQAISNLVVHLTVPRARESYACPDCGKGFSCSFQLIKHRSLQTRFSIPNPNGLCSLDQSQAPLPSNPQDAEEVECLGSICEARDDFVGKEYGEGEPQQKMILPARSSGKLLGRFHGLDSQSPEAYKSRPKHERWQRKQPEMDEDESTDKERGNFPACERLLNSERKHLCFVCGKQFRYESQLVLHERIHTGEKPFECGVCQKRFRDKSDLCKHQKIHSKGRLFKCLECSRTFIHQLAFVRHQRLHPRNQACENDRVYVAVLPSYHVETERSTGDGAQPTETLSFNYKQKVTKQQVESRMKTFVRNILFQNQFEF, from the exons ATGGAAGCGCTGTCACAACCAACAGTTGGGATACGGAAATTGTATTCCTGCTCTGTGTGTGGGAGGAGTTTCAAGAGGAATTCTCACCTCGTTCGACATAAGAGGCTCCACACGGGAGAGAAACCCTATCAATGCCCCGACTGCGGGAAAAACTTCAGACAGAACACTGATGTGAATACACACcggagaatccacacaggggaaacaCCCTATCGGTGTGAACAGTGTGGGAAAAGTTTTCGGTACAGGCCGAGCCTCCTGAAACATATGAGATGCCATGATGATGAGAATCTCTACGACtgtctggaatgtggaaaaagcttcagtctTAGTTTGGTTTCCAATGCTTGTCAAGATAGTTGCGTGCTGCGGAAACCGTATCGATGCCCTGACTGTGATAAAAGTGTCCAGGCGATCTCAAATCTTGTTGTACACCTAACAGTTCCCAGGGCAAGAGAATCCTATGCATGCCCTGACTGTGGGAAAGGCTTCAGCTGCAGCTTCCAACTTATTAAACACAGGAGTCTCCAGACCA GATTTTCGATTCCTAATCCGAATGGTCTTTGCAGTCTGGACCAAAGCCAAGCACCTTTGCCCTCAAATCCTCAGGATGCAGAGGAAGTGGAGTGTCTAGGAAGCATCTGTGAAG CAAGGGATGACTTTGTGGGAAAAGAGTACGGAGAAGGGGAACCTCAGCAGAAGATGATTTTGCCTGCAAGATCTTCTGGAAAGTTACTGGGAAGATTTCACGGACTTGACAGCCAAAGCCCAGAAGCCTATAAGAGTAGGCCAAAGCATGAAAGGTGGCAGAGGAAGCAACCTGAAATGGACGAAGATGAATCCACTGATAAGGAGAGAGGCAACTTCCCTGCATGTGAAAGACTGCTTAACTCAGAGAGGAAGCACCTCTGCTTTGTGTGTGGGAAACAGTTCCGTTACGAGTCCCAGCTGGTCTTGCATGAAcggattcacacaggagagaaaccttttgaatgcggTGTCTGTCAGAAAAGGTTCCGTGACAAATCAGACCTGTGCAAACACCagaaaatccactccaaaggCAGGCTCTTTAAATGCCTCGAGTGTAGCAGAACATTCATTCACCAGTTGGCCTTTGTTAGACATCAGAGGCTTCATCCAAGAAATCAAGCCTGTGAAAATGACCGAGTGTATGTGGCGGTCCTGCCCTCATACCATGTGGAAACAGAAAGGAGTACTGGGGATGGAGCGCAACCTACTGAGACTCTTAGCTTTAATTATAAACAAAAG GTGACCAAACAGCAGGTGGAAAGCAGGATGAAGACCTTCGTAAGGAACATACTTTTTCAGAATCAGTTTGAGTTCTGA
- the LOC125430174 gene encoding zinc finger protein 883-like isoform X1, producing the protein MEALSQPTVGIRKLYSCSVCGRSFKRNSHLVRHKRLHTGEKPYQCPDCGKNFRQNTDVNTHRRIHTGETPYRCEQCGKSFRYRPSLLKHMRCHDDENLYDCLECGKSFSLSLVSNACQDSCVLRKPYRCPDCDKSVQAISNLVVHLTVPRARESYACPDCGKGFSCSFQLIKHRSLQTRFSIPNPNGLCSLDQSQAPLPSNPQDAEEVECLGSICEARDDFVGKEYGEGEPQQKMILPARSSGKLLGRFHGLDSQSPEAYKSRPKHERWQRKQPEMDEDESTDKERGNFPACERLLNSERKHLCFVCGKQFRYESQLVLHERIHTGEKPFECGVCQKRFRDKSDLCKHQKIHSKGRLFKCLECSRTFIHQLAFVRHQRLHPRNQACENDRVYVAVLPSYHVETERSTGDGAQPTETLSFNYKQKQVTKQQVESRMKTFVRNILFQNQFEF; encoded by the exons ATGGAAGCGCTGTCACAACCAACAGTTGGGATACGGAAATTGTATTCCTGCTCTGTGTGTGGGAGGAGTTTCAAGAGGAATTCTCACCTCGTTCGACATAAGAGGCTCCACACGGGAGAGAAACCCTATCAATGCCCCGACTGCGGGAAAAACTTCAGACAGAACACTGATGTGAATACACACcggagaatccacacaggggaaacaCCCTATCGGTGTGAACAGTGTGGGAAAAGTTTTCGGTACAGGCCGAGCCTCCTGAAACATATGAGATGCCATGATGATGAGAATCTCTACGACtgtctggaatgtggaaaaagcttcagtctTAGTTTGGTTTCCAATGCTTGTCAAGATAGTTGCGTGCTGCGGAAACCGTATCGATGCCCTGACTGTGATAAAAGTGTCCAGGCGATCTCAAATCTTGTTGTACACCTAACAGTTCCCAGGGCAAGAGAATCCTATGCATGCCCTGACTGTGGGAAAGGCTTCAGCTGCAGCTTCCAACTTATTAAACACAGGAGTCTCCAGACCA GATTTTCGATTCCTAATCCGAATGGTCTTTGCAGTCTGGACCAAAGCCAAGCACCTTTGCCCTCAAATCCTCAGGATGCAGAGGAAGTGGAGTGTCTAGGAAGCATCTGTGAAG CAAGGGATGACTTTGTGGGAAAAGAGTACGGAGAAGGGGAACCTCAGCAGAAGATGATTTTGCCTGCAAGATCTTCTGGAAAGTTACTGGGAAGATTTCACGGACTTGACAGCCAAAGCCCAGAAGCCTATAAGAGTAGGCCAAAGCATGAAAGGTGGCAGAGGAAGCAACCTGAAATGGACGAAGATGAATCCACTGATAAGGAGAGAGGCAACTTCCCTGCATGTGAAAGACTGCTTAACTCAGAGAGGAAGCACCTCTGCTTTGTGTGTGGGAAACAGTTCCGTTACGAGTCCCAGCTGGTCTTGCATGAAcggattcacacaggagagaaaccttttgaatgcggTGTCTGTCAGAAAAGGTTCCGTGACAAATCAGACCTGTGCAAACACCagaaaatccactccaaaggCAGGCTCTTTAAATGCCTCGAGTGTAGCAGAACATTCATTCACCAGTTGGCCTTTGTTAGACATCAGAGGCTTCATCCAAGAAATCAAGCCTGTGAAAATGACCGAGTGTATGTGGCGGTCCTGCCCTCATACCATGTGGAAACAGAAAGGAGTACTGGGGATGGAGCGCAACCTACTGAGACTCTTAGCTTTAATTATAAACAAAAG CAGGTGACCAAACAGCAGGTGGAAAGCAGGATGAAGACCTTCGTAAGGAACATACTTTTTCAGAATCAGTTTGAGTTCTGA